The genomic region GCAGGGCGCGGTCGTGGGCGTAGGTCATCACCGCGTAGTAGCAGGGGAATTCCAGGGTGATCAGCCAGCCGTCCAGGCCTTTGGCCTGGGCAGCCGCAGCCATTTGCGCCTTGGACGAATCGGTCAGGCCGGCGAGGGTCGCTTCGTCGGTGACGTGCTTGGTCCAGGCCTGGGTGGCGTCGAGCAATTGGTTGGAGAACTTGCTGCCCAGTTCGGAGAGTTTGCTCTGCACTTCGGCATAACGTTTTTGCTGCTCAGGCGGCAAATCGATACCCGACAGGCGGAAGTCCCGCAGGGAGTGTTCCAGAATGGTTTTTTGCGCCACGTCGAAGCCGGCGGCTTCCGGGCTGTTGGCCAGGGCTTCGAAGGCCTGGAACAGCTCGCGGTTCTGGCCCATCTCGGTGGAGTAGGCACTCAATGCCGGCAGGCAAGCCTCGTAGGCTTCGCGCAGTTCGGTGCTGTTGCACACGGCGTTCAGGTGGCTGACCGGGCTCCAGGCAGCGCCCAGGCGGTCATTGAGTTCGTCCATGGCCAGGACCAGGCCGGCCCAGGTCGGATTTTTACCCTGGCTTTGCAGGATGCCTTCGATGGCGACGCGGTTGTCGGCGAGGATCTGTTCGATGGCCGGCTGTACGTGCTCGGCACGGATCGCCGAGAACGGCGGCAGGTCGTAGGGCTGCAGAAGAGGGTTGTTCGCGCTCACGGTTGGCACCTTGGCTGAAGAAACATGTAAGAACAAAGATGGGGCCATCTTAATTACAATCAACGCCCACCGCAGCTATCAGCAGAAGAGAGAGAGCCTATCGTGACCCTTCGCACCTACCAGAATCACACGCCGGCCTTGGCCGCCGGGGCTTTCGTCGATGCATCGGCGGTGGTGATCGGCGACGTCGAAATCGGCGCCGACAGCTCGGTATGGCCGCTGACGGTAATCCGCGGCGACATGCACCGCATCCGCATCGGTGCGCGCACCAGCGTGCAGGATGGCTGCGTGCTGCACATTACCCACGCCGGGCCCTTCAATCCTGATGGTTTCCCGCTGTTGATCGGCGACGATGTGACCATTGCCCACAAAGTCATGCTGCATGGCTGCACGGTGGGCAATCGGATTCTGATCGGCATGGGCAGCATTGTGATGGACGGCGCCGTGGTGGAAGACGATGTGATCATCGGCGCCGGCAGCCTGGTGCCGCCAGGCAAGAAACTCGAGAGCGGTTTTTTGTATGTCGGCAGCCCGGTTAAACAAATCCGCCCGCTGACTGACAAGGAGCGGGCGTTTTTCACCTACAGCGCCGCGAACTACGTGAAGCTCAAAGACCTGCACCTGGCCGAAGGCTTCGACCAATGACAAGGACACCCATGCATTACCAAACCGTTCTGTTCGACCTCGATGGCACCCTCACCGATCCGCGCGAAGGCATCACCCGCTCGATCCAGTACGCCCTCGCCAAACTGGGGATCGACGAGCCGGACCTGACCAAGCTTGAGCACTTCATCGGCCCGCCGCTGCTGCAAGCATTCATGCAGTTCTATGGCTTCGACGAAGCCAAGGCGTGGGAGGCGGTGAATTTTTACCGCGAGCGCTTCAAGGTCACCGGCCTGTACGAAAACCGCGTATTCGACGGCGTGATGCCGCTGCTTGAGGACTTGAATGGCCAGGGTCGCCAGCTGTATGTGGCCACGTCCAAGCCTTGGGTGTTCGCCCGTGAAATCGCCCGGCATTTTGATTTCGCCAAACACTTCAAGGTGATCTACGGCAGCGAGCTGGACGGCACCCGCACCAATAAGGTCGAGCTGATCGCCCACCTGATGGCCGAAGAAGGCCTGGACCCGGCCAGTACCTTGATGATTGGCGACCGCAAGCACGACCTGATCGGGGCCCGCAGCAATGGGATGGATGCGGCGG from Pseudomonas yamanorum harbors:
- a CDS encoding gamma carbonic anhydrase family protein, with protein sequence MTLRTYQNHTPALAAGAFVDASAVVIGDVEIGADSSVWPLTVIRGDMHRIRIGARTSVQDGCVLHITHAGPFNPDGFPLLIGDDVTIAHKVMLHGCTVGNRILIGMGSIVMDGAVVEDDVIIGAGSLVPPGKKLESGFLYVGSPVKQIRPLTDKERAFFTYSAANYVKLKDLHLAEGFDQ
- a CDS encoding HAD family hydrolase, which translates into the protein MHYQTVLFDLDGTLTDPREGITRSIQYALAKLGIDEPDLTKLEHFIGPPLLQAFMQFYGFDEAKAWEAVNFYRERFKVTGLYENRVFDGVMPLLEDLNGQGRQLYVATSKPWVFAREIARHFDFAKHFKVIYGSELDGTRTNKVELIAHLMAEEGLDPASTLMIGDRKHDLIGARSNGMDAAAVGYGFGSREELSAEAPTWHFETLAEMHQAFLQRP